From Streptomyces sp. TLI_053, a single genomic window includes:
- a CDS encoding polyprenyl synthetase family protein: MTTAAGRPAVGAPLVERVLARYRERTLAELLRHIPEQSPPYLYDLAADYPTRPCKGLRAALCLATCAAFGGRPERALNPAVTVELFHNAFLVHDDIQDGSELRRGEPTLPARYGVEVALNVGNATNLLGLRRVMANRRALGGELAWRLFEETELMCRQSLEGQAVEIAWIRDNACGLTSADYYRMCLKKTSWYTFLYPCRSGLLVAEGAGTDADRLDRFGWYLGAAFQIQDDVLNLVGAAEEYGKEIAGDLWEGKRTLMLIQLLERATPAERARVVRHLSLTRSQRGPGAAEDVAWLLDRMTAYDCVAHAQEAAAGLVAAAAREIESVLGAAPAAQAADGDGEEAAEARGFLLALPAFVVARGR; the protein is encoded by the coding sequence GTGACCACCGCGGCCGGACGCCCCGCCGTCGGCGCGCCGCTGGTCGAGCGCGTCCTGGCCCGGTACCGCGAGCGCACCCTCGCCGAACTCCTGCGCCACATCCCCGAGCAGAGCCCGCCCTACCTCTACGACCTGGCCGCCGACTACCCGACCCGCCCCTGCAAGGGCCTGCGGGCCGCGCTCTGCCTGGCCACCTGCGCCGCGTTCGGCGGCCGCCCCGAGCGGGCCCTCAACCCGGCCGTCACCGTGGAGCTGTTCCACAACGCCTTCCTCGTCCACGACGACATCCAGGACGGCAGCGAGCTGCGCCGGGGGGAGCCCACACTCCCCGCCCGGTACGGCGTGGAGGTCGCGCTGAACGTCGGCAACGCGACCAACCTGCTCGGCCTGCGGCGGGTGATGGCCAACCGCAGGGCGCTCGGCGGGGAACTGGCCTGGCGGCTGTTCGAGGAGACCGAGCTGATGTGCCGCCAGTCCCTGGAGGGGCAGGCCGTGGAGATCGCCTGGATCCGGGACAACGCCTGCGGGCTGACCAGCGCCGACTACTACCGGATGTGCCTGAAGAAGACCTCCTGGTACACCTTCCTCTACCCGTGCCGCTCCGGCCTGCTGGTCGCCGAGGGGGCCGGTACGGACGCCGACCGGCTGGACCGCTTCGGCTGGTACCTGGGCGCCGCCTTCCAGATCCAGGACGACGTGCTCAACCTGGTCGGCGCGGCCGAGGAGTACGGCAAGGAGATCGCCGGCGACCTCTGGGAGGGCAAGCGGACCCTGATGCTGATCCAGCTGCTGGAGCGCGCGACCCCGGCCGAACGCGCCCGCGTGGTGCGGCATCTGAGCCTCACCCGGTCGCAGCGCGGTCCCGGGGCGGCCGAGGACGTGGCCTGGCTGCTGGACCGGATGACGGCCTACGACTGCGTGGCGCACGCCCAGGAGGCGGCGGCCGGACTGGTCGCGGCGGCCGCCCGGGAGATCGAGTCCGTGCTCGGCGCGGCCCCCGCGGCGCAGGCCGCCGACGGGGACGGCGAGGAGGCCGCCGAGGCCCGCGGGTTCCTGCTGGCGCTGCCCGCGTTCGTGGTGGCCCGCGGCCGCTGA
- a CDS encoding amino acid adenylation domain-containing protein — MTAQSVLFATLLDARRSVCLPDLLRAQAAARPDATAVTAPAESGPGPGPGPGTTGARLSFRELADAADALAAHLHRLGVATDDCVGLYTEPSLALMTGAWGILHAGAAYLPLSPEYPEERLRWMIESSGTRVVVAQEHLRSRLAELVPAGTRIVTAADLPAPDAPPSATAGAHNIPHQAHAPAGPAPESLAYVIHTSGSTGRPKGVMIEHHSIVSQLRWLADAGHLGPDTTVLQKTPMSFDAAQWEILAPAAGARVVMGTPGVYRDPEALIDTVLAHGVTTLQCVPTLLQALLDTERLAGCTGLRGLYSGGEALSVRLARALTAALPGAELVNLYGPTECTINATAHRIDPETLGDGAGSVPIGVPVDRTRCFVLDEGLAPVEVGATGELYIGGVQLARGYLNRPDLTAERFVASPYLPGERLYRTGDLAEWNPDGTLQCAGRVDNQVKLRGYRVELDEIALAVEEHPWVRRAAAVVTDDPRTGHRNLVACVELNPKEAALMDQGKHGGHHRSKASKLQVRAQLSNPGLRGPAELAGRPVVALPGRRETDRQRRETFARKTYRFFEGGPVTRDDLVALLAPPRRTTPPDRAPTAVTLAELGPVLRWFGQFHSPERLLPKYAYASPGALYATQLYLETDGSHGLAAGVHYYHPVDHTLVRVGDRAAGGAPLALHFLGRRGAIEPVYRDNIQEVLEFETGHMLGVLEEVLPEYGLAVRPLGHEPAVQRRLDVAEEDHYLGSFAIVPEDGRPRPEDTELFVQAHPGGVDGLPAGLYRYEGGELTRISDEVVESRHVIAINQQVHRRAGFGITAVSRAAEPWLEYIGLGIRLHRLQRNALGFGFMSSGYSSKSGHPLPAARRIDAVLAGCGIAGGPSYFFLGGRVSEEQIRSEGMREDAVHMRGPAELIRDELVALLPDYMVPNRVLVLDELPLTANGKVDAKALAAAEQVRDAATGAPFVAPATPTERRLTGIWAAALKYGTVSAADEFFAAGGNSLIAVALVNRVNREFGVRLPLQVLFECPRLADLAARIDTAGIDKAGTGTAVAGGAGGEHAATDRAPERGDAASRLVPLHRGGTGDPVFCWPGLGGYPMNLRPLAGRSGRPFYGVQAYGINPGETPYPTVRDTAAADLAQIRAVRPEGPYTLWGYSFGARVAFEAAWQLERAGERVAALMLICPGNPELRRADGERYGRESSYRNPAYLTILHSVFTGSVGGPRLAECLAEVRDEDGFAAFVHRTLPELDEELIRRVARIVGETYEFEYTFGELAERRLSAPVTVLKATGDDYSFIEGSSGWSAAGPTTVRLTGDHYGVLREEGVDELAAAIAAATSGGGGGSTS; from the coding sequence ATGACCGCACAGTCCGTCCTGTTCGCCACCCTCCTCGACGCCCGCCGCTCCGTCTGCCTGCCGGACCTGCTCCGCGCCCAGGCCGCCGCCCGCCCCGACGCCACGGCGGTCACCGCCCCGGCCGAGAGCGGCCCCGGCCCCGGCCCCGGCCCCGGCACTACCGGCGCCCGGCTGAGCTTCCGCGAGCTCGCCGACGCCGCCGACGCGCTCGCCGCGCACCTGCACCGGCTGGGCGTGGCCACCGACGACTGCGTCGGCCTGTACACCGAACCCTCCCTGGCGCTGATGACCGGCGCCTGGGGCATTCTGCACGCCGGCGCCGCGTACCTGCCGCTCTCCCCCGAGTACCCGGAGGAGCGGCTCCGTTGGATGATCGAGTCCAGCGGGACCAGGGTGGTCGTCGCCCAGGAGCACCTGCGGTCCCGGCTGGCCGAGCTGGTCCCGGCCGGCACCCGGATCGTCACCGCCGCCGACCTGCCGGCCCCGGACGCGCCGCCGTCGGCGACCGCGGGCGCCCACAACATCCCGCACCAGGCCCACGCCCCGGCCGGTCCCGCCCCCGAATCGCTGGCCTACGTCATCCACACCTCCGGCAGCACCGGCCGCCCCAAGGGCGTGATGATCGAGCACCACAGCATCGTGTCGCAGCTGCGCTGGCTGGCCGACGCCGGTCATCTGGGCCCGGACACCACCGTGCTGCAGAAGACGCCGATGAGCTTCGACGCGGCGCAGTGGGAGATCCTCGCGCCCGCCGCCGGCGCGCGGGTGGTGATGGGCACGCCCGGCGTCTACCGGGACCCGGAGGCCCTGATCGACACCGTCCTCGCGCACGGCGTGACCACCCTCCAGTGCGTGCCGACCCTGCTCCAGGCCCTGCTCGACACCGAGCGGCTGGCCGGCTGCACCGGGCTGCGCGGGCTGTACTCCGGCGGCGAGGCGCTCTCGGTCCGGCTCGCCCGGGCGCTGACGGCGGCGCTGCCGGGCGCGGAGCTGGTCAATCTGTACGGCCCGACCGAGTGCACCATCAACGCCACCGCCCACCGGATCGACCCGGAGACCCTCGGCGACGGCGCCGGTTCGGTGCCGATCGGCGTACCGGTGGACCGCACCCGCTGCTTCGTCCTGGACGAGGGGCTGGCGCCGGTGGAGGTCGGCGCGACCGGTGAGCTGTACATCGGCGGCGTCCAGCTGGCCCGGGGCTACCTCAACCGGCCGGACCTCACGGCGGAGCGCTTCGTCGCCTCCCCGTACCTGCCGGGCGAGCGCCTCTACCGCACCGGCGACCTCGCCGAGTGGAACCCGGACGGCACCCTGCAGTGCGCCGGCCGGGTGGACAACCAGGTCAAACTGCGCGGCTACCGGGTCGAGCTGGACGAGATCGCGCTCGCCGTCGAGGAGCACCCCTGGGTGCGCCGGGCCGCCGCGGTGGTCACCGACGACCCGCGGACGGGCCACCGCAACCTGGTGGCCTGCGTGGAGCTGAACCCCAAGGAGGCCGCCCTGATGGACCAGGGCAAGCACGGCGGCCACCACCGGTCCAAGGCGAGCAAGCTCCAGGTCCGGGCCCAGCTGTCCAACCCGGGGCTGCGCGGCCCGGCCGAGCTGGCCGGCCGGCCGGTGGTCGCCCTCCCGGGGCGTCGGGAGACCGACCGGCAGCGGCGGGAGACCTTCGCCCGCAAGACCTACCGCTTCTTCGAGGGCGGCCCGGTCACCCGGGACGACCTGGTGGCGCTGCTCGCCCCGCCGCGCCGGACCACCCCGCCGGACCGGGCCCCGACCGCCGTCACCCTCGCCGAACTCGGCCCGGTACTGCGCTGGTTCGGCCAGTTCCACAGCCCCGAGCGGCTACTGCCGAAGTACGCCTACGCCTCCCCCGGCGCGCTGTACGCCACCCAGCTGTACCTGGAGACGGACGGCTCGCACGGCCTCGCGGCGGGCGTGCACTACTACCACCCGGTCGACCACACCCTGGTCCGGGTCGGCGACCGGGCGGCCGGGGGTGCGCCGCTCGCGCTGCACTTCCTCGGCCGGCGCGGCGCCATCGAGCCGGTGTACCGCGACAACATCCAGGAGGTACTGGAGTTCGAGACCGGCCACATGCTGGGCGTGCTGGAGGAGGTGCTGCCGGAGTACGGGCTGGCGGTGCGTCCGCTGGGCCACGAGCCCGCCGTCCAGCGGCGGCTGGACGTCGCCGAGGAGGACCACTACCTGGGCAGCTTCGCGATCGTCCCGGAGGACGGGCGGCCGCGCCCGGAGGACACCGAGCTGTTCGTCCAGGCCCATCCGGGCGGGGTCGACGGCCTGCCGGCCGGTCTGTACCGGTACGAGGGCGGCGAACTCACCAGGATCTCCGACGAGGTGGTGGAGTCCCGGCACGTCATCGCGATCAACCAGCAGGTCCACCGGCGGGCGGGCTTCGGCATCACCGCGGTGAGCCGGGCCGCCGAACCGTGGCTGGAGTACATCGGTCTGGGCATCCGGCTGCACCGGCTGCAGCGCAACGCTCTCGGCTTCGGGTTCATGTCCTCGGGCTACAGCTCGAAGAGCGGTCACCCGCTGCCCGCCGCCCGCCGGATCGACGCGGTGCTGGCCGGGTGCGGCATCGCCGGCGGCCCGTCGTACTTCTTCCTCGGCGGCCGGGTGAGCGAGGAGCAGATCCGCAGCGAGGGCATGCGGGAGGACGCCGTGCACATGCGCGGCCCGGCGGAGCTGATCAGGGACGAGCTGGTCGCCCTGCTGCCGGACTACATGGTCCCCAACCGGGTGCTGGTGCTGGACGAGCTGCCGCTGACCGCCAACGGCAAGGTGGACGCCAAGGCACTGGCCGCCGCCGAGCAGGTCAGGGACGCCGCCACCGGCGCGCCGTTCGTGGCGCCGGCGACGCCGACCGAGCGCCGGCTGACCGGGATCTGGGCCGCCGCGCTGAAGTACGGGACCGTCTCCGCGGCGGACGAGTTCTTCGCGGCGGGCGGCAACTCGCTGATCGCGGTGGCGCTGGTCAACCGGGTGAACCGGGAGTTCGGCGTCCGGCTTCCGCTCCAGGTGCTGTTCGAGTGCCCCCGGCTCGCCGATCTGGCGGCCAGGATCGACACCGCCGGGATCGACAAGGCCGGGACCGGCACGGCCGTGGCGGGCGGCGCGGGAGGCGAGCACGCCGCGACGGACCGCGCCCCGGAGCGCGGGGACGCCGCCTCCCGGCTGGTGCCGCTGCACCGGGGCGGCACCGGCGACCCGGTGTTCTGCTGGCCCGGACTGGGCGGCTACCCGATGAACCTGCGTCCGCTCGCCGGGCGTTCGGGCCGGCCGTTCTACGGCGTCCAGGCGTACGGCATCAACCCCGGGGAGACGCCGTACCCGACCGTCCGGGACACGGCGGCGGCCGACCTGGCGCAGATCCGGGCGGTCCGTCCGGAGGGGCCGTACACCCTGTGGGGGTACTCCTTCGGCGCCCGGGTGGCCTTCGAGGCGGCCTGGCAGCTGGAGCGGGCCGGGGAGCGGGTGGCCGCGCTGATGCTGATCTGCCCCGGCAACCCCGAGCTGCGCCGGGCGGACGGGGAGCGGTACGGACGCGAGTCCTCCTACCGCAACCCGGCGTACCTGACCATCCTCCACTCGGTGTTCACGGGTTCCGTCGGCGGTCCCCGGCTGGCCGAGTGCCTCGCCGAGGTGCGGGACGAGGACGGCTTCGCCGCCTTCGTCCACCGGACGCTGCCGGAGCTCGACGAGGAGCTGATCCGTCGGGTGGCCCGGATCGTCGGGGAGACCTACGAGTTCGAGTACACCTTCGGCGAGCTTGCCGAGCGGCGGCTGTCGGCCCCGGTGACCGTCCTCAAGGCCACCGGCGACGACTACTCGTTCATCGAGGGCAGCTCCGGCTGGTCGGCCGCCGGCCCGACCACGGTCCGGCTGACCGGGGACCACTACGGCGTGCTGCGGGAGGAGGGCGTCGACGAGCTGGCGGCCGCGATCGCCGCCGCCACGAGCGGGGGCGGGGGCGGGAGCACGTCCTGA
- a CDS encoding ubiquinol-cytochrome c reductase cytochrome b subunit — protein MEALVDWADGRLGIYGLSKSNLRKIFPDHWSFMLGEICLYTFVIIILTGVWLTLFFIPSMGEVTYAGNYVPLQGVPMSEAFASTMRISFDIRGGLLIRQIHHWAAIVFVAAMFVHMMRVFFTGAFRKPREINWMFGAGLLILGMFDGFMGYSLPDDLLSGTGIRFMEGAILAVPIVGTYLMFFIFGGQFPGHEIVPRLFTVHVLLIPGIMLGLLVAHLILVFYHKHTQFAGPGRTNDNVVGMPLMPVYMAKAGGFFFLVFGVVSAMAAIATVNPIWMYGPYRPDQVSTDAQPDWYMGFSEGLIRIMPGWEIGLWGHTLNMGVFVPLMIFPLVLVAIWSYPFLEAWITGDRGEHHIADRPRNAPVRTAFGAAWISLYLVLLAAGGNDLIATHFHLSINSITNATRIGFFVAPVIVFVITKRWCLGLQRRDKEKVLHGRETGVIKRLQHGEFIEVHAALPPERLHTLTAHDQPQPFELPAEVDENGVARKAGLLARTRAKLARGFYGEGSQIAKPTAEEHQEISSGHGHH, from the coding sequence GTGGAGGCGCTCGTCGACTGGGCCGACGGACGGCTCGGAATCTACGGCCTGTCCAAGTCCAATCTGCGCAAGATCTTCCCGGACCACTGGTCCTTCATGCTGGGCGAGATCTGCCTCTACACCTTCGTCATCATCATCCTGACCGGGGTCTGGCTGACGCTCTTCTTCATCCCGTCCATGGGCGAGGTGACCTACGCGGGCAACTACGTGCCGCTCCAGGGCGTCCCGATGTCGGAGGCCTTCGCCTCGACGATGCGGATCAGCTTCGACATCCGGGGCGGTCTGCTGATCCGCCAGATCCACCACTGGGCCGCGATCGTCTTCGTGGCCGCGATGTTCGTGCACATGATGCGGGTCTTCTTCACCGGAGCGTTCCGCAAGCCGCGCGAGATCAACTGGATGTTCGGCGCGGGCCTGCTGATCCTCGGCATGTTCGACGGCTTCATGGGCTACTCGCTGCCCGACGACCTGCTCTCGGGCACCGGCATCCGGTTCATGGAGGGCGCGATCCTCGCGGTGCCGATCGTCGGCACGTACCTGATGTTCTTCATCTTCGGGGGCCAGTTCCCCGGCCACGAGATCGTGCCGCGGCTGTTCACGGTGCACGTGCTGCTGATCCCGGGCATCATGCTCGGGCTGCTGGTGGCCCACCTGATCCTGGTCTTCTACCACAAGCACACCCAGTTCGCCGGGCCCGGCCGGACCAACGACAACGTGGTCGGCATGCCGCTGATGCCGGTCTACATGGCCAAGGCGGGCGGCTTCTTCTTCCTGGTGTTCGGCGTGGTGTCCGCGATGGCCGCGATCGCCACCGTGAACCCGATCTGGATGTACGGCCCGTACCGCCCGGACCAGGTGTCCACGGACGCCCAGCCGGACTGGTACATGGGCTTCTCCGAGGGCCTGATCCGGATCATGCCGGGCTGGGAGATCGGCCTGTGGGGCCACACCCTCAACATGGGGGTGTTCGTCCCGCTGATGATCTTCCCGCTGGTGCTGGTGGCGATCTGGTCCTACCCGTTCCTGGAGGCCTGGATCACCGGGGACCGGGGCGAGCACCACATCGCCGACCGGCCCCGCAACGCGCCGGTGCGCACCGCGTTCGGCGCCGCCTGGATCAGCCTCTACCTGGTCCTGCTGGCCGCCGGCGGCAACGACCTGATCGCCACCCACTTCCACCTCTCCATCAACTCGATCACCAACGCGACCCGGATCGGCTTCTTCGTCGCCCCGGTCATCGTCTTCGTGATCACCAAGCGCTGGTGCCTGGGCCTCCAGCGCCGGGACAAGGAGAAGGTGCTGCACGGGCGGGAGACCGGCGTCATCAAGCGGCTCCAGCACGGCGAGTTCATCGAGGTGCACGCGGCGCTCCCGCCGGAGCGGCTGCACACGCTCACCGCGCACGACCAGCCGCAGCCGTTCGAGCTGCCGGCCGAGGTGGACGAGAACGGCGTGGCCCGCAAGGCCGGGCTGCTGGCCCGCACCCGGGCCAAGCTGGCCCGCGGCTTCTACGGCGAGGGCAGCCAGATCGCCAAGCCGACCGCCGAGGAGCACCAGGAGATCAGCAGCGGCCACGGCCACCACTGA